The proteins below are encoded in one region of Sporosarcina sp. FSL K6-1508:
- a CDS encoding lmo0937 family membrane protein encodes MLWLIIVALFVFWLLGLVFKIGGGLIHILLVIAVIVFIINLITGKRSV; translated from the coding sequence ATTCTCTGGTTAATTATTGTAGCATTATTTGTGTTTTGGTTACTCGGTCTCGTTTTTAAAATAGGTGGCGGGCTAATTCATATTCTTCTTGTAATTGCGGTTATCGTATTTATTATCAACCTCATAACCGGAAAACGAAGCGTGTAA
- a CDS encoding heavy metal translocating P-type ATPase, which yields MATAEKKEYRLENLTCASCAMKFEKNVKNLSSVDNVQVNFGASKLAFSGSATIEDLEAAGAFDGIKVVPLQNKLIEPKTSFFKRKENLVTLFSLLFLLIGMIVSFRYTETHPAAIALFAIAIVIGGTGIFKTGLRNLVRFEFDMKTLMTIAIIGAAIIGEWREGAVVVFLFAVSEALEAYSMNKARQSIRQLMDIAPPSALVKRGEAFVELPTEDIVIGDILIVKPGQKIAMDGAVLTGSSTVNQAAITGESIPVAKKSGDNVFAGTLNEEGALEVTVTKLVGDTTIAKIIHLVEDAQAEKAPSQKFVDKFAKYYTPAIIGIAILVAIVPPLLGGDWHAWIYQGLAVLVVGCPCALVVSTPVAIVTAIGNAARQGVLIKGGIHLEETGRLDAIAFDKTGTLTKGYPEVTDFIVSEEVVQEQLLSAIAAVESMSQHPLAKAVVDYAHQHGAQKVDVSNFQSVTGKGAYAEIEGMTTYIGSLSWAQELSSLPKEMLQQAASLQRQGKSVMAIVTGTEFSGLLAVADPIRKESHDVLEQLKRIGIRHTVMLTGDHQVTAEAIAAELGVTDVRAGLMPEDKLTAIKQLSEQYGRVAMVGDGINDAPALAAASVGIAMGGAGTDAALETADIALMADDLGKLPYTMKLSRKTLRIIKENIMFALGLKIIALLLIIPGWLTLWIAIFADMGATLLVVLNSLRLLRVHK from the coding sequence ATGGCAACGGCTGAAAAGAAAGAATACCGGTTGGAGAATTTAACGTGTGCTAGTTGTGCGATGAAGTTTGAAAAAAACGTTAAAAATCTGTCTTCTGTTGATAATGTACAAGTGAACTTCGGTGCATCTAAATTAGCATTTAGTGGTAGTGCGACGATTGAAGACCTGGAAGCAGCAGGCGCTTTCGATGGCATTAAAGTTGTCCCGCTTCAGAATAAGTTGATTGAACCGAAAACGTCTTTCTTTAAAAGAAAAGAAAACCTCGTTACGCTCTTTTCGCTTCTGTTCTTACTGATAGGAATGATTGTATCATTTCGCTATACGGAAACGCACCCAGCGGCGATTGCTTTATTCGCAATTGCTATTGTAATCGGTGGAACGGGCATATTTAAAACCGGACTGCGGAACTTGGTCCGTTTCGAATTCGATATGAAAACGTTGATGACGATTGCTATTATTGGTGCTGCAATCATTGGGGAATGGCGTGAAGGTGCGGTTGTTGTCTTCCTGTTTGCAGTAAGTGAAGCGTTAGAAGCTTATTCAATGAATAAAGCACGGCAATCCATTCGACAATTGATGGATATTGCACCTCCTTCCGCCCTAGTAAAACGTGGGGAAGCGTTTGTAGAACTTCCGACAGAAGATATTGTCATCGGCGATATTTTAATCGTAAAACCTGGTCAGAAAATTGCTATGGATGGAGCAGTTCTAACGGGTTCATCTACTGTGAACCAAGCAGCAATTACAGGTGAATCCATCCCTGTTGCGAAAAAGTCCGGAGATAATGTATTCGCGGGTACGCTCAATGAAGAGGGTGCACTTGAAGTAACGGTTACGAAGCTTGTCGGCGATACGACGATTGCGAAAATCATCCATCTTGTTGAAGACGCACAGGCAGAAAAAGCACCATCTCAAAAGTTCGTTGATAAATTTGCTAAATACTACACACCTGCAATCATTGGTATTGCAATTTTAGTGGCTATCGTACCACCTCTGCTTGGCGGGGATTGGCACGCATGGATCTATCAAGGCCTTGCAGTACTTGTAGTTGGTTGTCCGTGTGCACTTGTTGTTTCGACACCTGTTGCAATTGTCACAGCGATTGGAAACGCGGCACGTCAAGGTGTGTTGATTAAAGGCGGCATTCACCTCGAAGAAACAGGTAGGCTTGATGCGATTGCGTTCGATAAAACCGGGACATTAACGAAAGGGTATCCGGAAGTAACTGATTTCATCGTCAGTGAAGAAGTCGTTCAAGAACAATTACTAAGTGCAATCGCGGCAGTCGAATCAATGTCACAGCATCCGCTTGCTAAAGCAGTAGTCGATTACGCGCATCAACATGGTGCACAGAAAGTCGATGTTTCCAACTTTCAATCGGTTACCGGAAAAGGTGCTTATGCTGAAATTGAGGGAATGACGACTTATATTGGGAGCCTGAGCTGGGCGCAGGAGCTTTCTTCATTGCCAAAAGAAATGTTGCAGCAAGCGGCGTCTCTTCAGCGTCAAGGAAAGTCTGTAATGGCAATTGTCACAGGAACCGAATTTAGCGGACTGCTTGCTGTAGCAGATCCTATCCGTAAGGAAAGTCATGACGTCCTTGAACAACTGAAACGTATTGGCATTCGTCATACTGTTATGCTGACAGGCGATCACCAGGTAACGGCAGAAGCGATTGCTGCTGAGTTGGGTGTTACAGATGTACGCGCTGGACTGATGCCGGAAGACAAATTGACAGCGATTAAACAATTGAGTGAGCAATACGGCCGTGTCGCCATGGTTGGCGATGGCATCAATGACGCGCCTGCCTTAGCGGCAGCTTCAGTTGGTATTGCAATGGGCGGAGCGGGAACGGACGCAGCGTTGGAAACAGCAGATATTGCTCTAATGGCAGATGATTTAGGAAAATTGCCTTATACAATGAAATTAAGCCGAAAAACATTGCGCATCATCAAAGAAAACATTATGTTTGCATTAGGCTTAAAAATTATAGCATTGCTTCTTATCATTCCTGGCTGGCTGACATTATGGATTGCCATTTTCGCAGATATGGGTGCGACGTTGCTGGTCGTGCTGAACTCGCTTCGTTTATTGCGTGTTCATAAGTAA
- a CDS encoding GNAT family N-acetyltransferase: MEFQFVELGGDAFAFRYEEGGKVLAEITWTILGDVMVMDHTFVSPELRGQGIAKKILDRAADYAREQELKMEPVCSYVVTAFERYKDYDDVKV; encoded by the coding sequence ATGGAATTCCAATTTGTTGAACTAGGCGGAGACGCTTTTGCGTTTCGTTATGAAGAAGGCGGAAAAGTGCTGGCTGAAATTACATGGACAATTCTTGGAGATGTTATGGTGATGGATCATACATTCGTTTCACCAGAACTTCGAGGCCAAGGCATCGCGAAAAAAATCCTAGACCGTGCGGCTGACTATGCACGGGAACAAGAGCTGAAAATGGAACCTGTCTGCTCATATGTAGTGACAGCGTTTGAACGTTATAAAGATTATGATGACGTCAAAGTATAA
- a CDS encoding GNAT family N-acetyltransferase yields MKWTYQEFGELSGHEVYEILKLRVDVFIVEQNCAYHEVDGHDYNAIHICCTDDEGLAAYARLIPGGVKYIEPSIGRVIIREDRRGTGLAHMLMERSVDFMKSHWKPEKIRLQAQHHLVGFYGKHGFEAVSEPYADDGIPHVDMILINLENESF; encoded by the coding sequence ATGAAGTGGACTTATCAAGAATTTGGAGAATTAAGCGGACATGAAGTATATGAAATATTGAAGCTGCGGGTTGATGTATTTATCGTTGAGCAAAATTGTGCGTACCACGAGGTTGACGGTCACGACTACAATGCGATTCATATATGTTGCACTGACGATGAAGGACTAGCCGCCTATGCCCGGCTGATTCCCGGGGGTGTGAAGTACATTGAACCGTCTATTGGCCGTGTTATCATCAGAGAGGACAGGAGGGGTACGGGACTTGCCCATATGCTCATGGAACGAAGCGTCGACTTTATGAAAAGTCATTGGAAACCTGAAAAGATTCGCCTGCAAGCCCAACACCATCTAGTTGGCTTTTATGGTAAGCATGGATTTGAAGCGGTTTCAGAGCCTTATGCCGACGATGGGATTCCACATGTTGATATGATTTTAATAAACCTGGAAAATGAAAGTTTCTAA
- a CDS encoding DUF4064 domain-containing protein, translating to MSRTAEKILSIISVLFTAIGIILSFMVLALFNFLKSEPTFRVDFDLEMMAFDPTLTTADLDVIYSNFFLVGNFMWLFIISFIISLILTIIGIVNIWNNKNPKLAGIMFIIGGLTAGIISVTSILLYIAGILCLVKKPPLTDEPQFVDDQYNGTMRPL from the coding sequence ATGAGCCGCACTGCGGAAAAGATTTTATCGATAATAAGTGTCCTATTTACTGCAATAGGGATCATCTTAAGTTTTATGGTACTGGCTTTATTTAACTTTTTGAAGTCGGAGCCAACATTCCGTGTAGATTTCGATTTGGAGATGATGGCGTTTGACCCAACGCTAACAACTGCGGATTTAGATGTAATCTATTCGAACTTTTTCCTTGTTGGGAACTTTATGTGGCTGTTCATTATCAGCTTCATCATCAGCTTGATTTTAACGATTATCGGAATCGTTAACATATGGAATAACAAAAACCCTAAACTTGCCGGGATTATGTTCATTATCGGAGGTTTGACTGCGGGGATAATTTCTGTGACTTCGATCCTTCTTTACATTGCAGGTATTCTTTGTCTTGTAAAGAAACCACCATTGACAGATGAACCACAGTTTGTAGATGACCAGTATAATGGAACAATGAGACCTTTATGA
- a CDS encoding CvfB family protein, translating into MEQLKSGYIAELEVLEQDGSRWVLDGDGDHIMMNASDADETIQEGDKVHVFLYTNRRGELSATMQMPNMTADTFGWARVIRVDDHEGVYVDIGSSFEVLVNKNDMPKVRALWPKIDDALYMTLRMDLGGTIFGRLATEERVMEQIVEAPTSLFNMDVKARAYRLLPVGSFMLSVPENYRVFIHNTEQEREPRLGQEMNVRIIGVRDDGTLNGSMLPRKEERLGDDAEKLLRYLNEVGGRMPFTDKSTPDEIKEMFNLSKASFKRALGKLMKEGRIEQGDGWTMLK; encoded by the coding sequence ATGGAACAACTTAAATCAGGCTATATAGCTGAATTAGAAGTGTTGGAGCAAGACGGTTCAAGATGGGTATTGGATGGCGATGGCGATCATATAATGATGAATGCATCTGATGCTGATGAAACGATCCAAGAAGGGGACAAGGTACATGTCTTCCTCTATACGAACAGGCGCGGAGAACTCTCTGCAACGATGCAAATGCCGAATATGACAGCTGACACGTTTGGTTGGGCACGTGTGATACGTGTTGATGATCATGAAGGTGTCTATGTTGATATCGGCTCTTCATTCGAAGTGCTAGTGAATAAGAATGATATGCCAAAAGTTCGTGCACTTTGGCCAAAGATAGATGATGCGTTGTATATGACACTCCGAATGGATTTGGGCGGCACGATTTTCGGCAGGCTCGCCACAGAAGAACGAGTTATGGAACAAATCGTCGAAGCACCAACATCTCTATTTAATATGGACGTCAAGGCCAGAGCTTACCGGTTGTTGCCGGTCGGTTCATTTATGCTCAGCGTACCGGAAAATTACCGTGTTTTTATCCACAATACAGAGCAGGAGCGGGAACCGCGTCTGGGACAGGAAATGAATGTGCGCATTATTGGCGTCCGTGATGATGGAACGTTGAATGGTTCGATGCTGCCACGTAAAGAAGAGCGCTTGGGAGACGATGCTGAAAAACTTCTGCGTTACTTAAACGAAGTCGGGGGACGGATGCCGTTTACTGACAAATCAACGCCTGATGAGATTAAGGAAATGTTCAATTTAAGTAAGGCGTCATTCAAACGGGCGCTCGGAAAACTTATGAAAGAGGGCAGAATTGAACAGGGCGATGGATGGACAATGTTAAAATGA
- a CDS encoding GNAT family N-acetyltransferase: protein MIRPMTAKDSVHVQQIVRNTWNATYKDIIPEEIQKKFIDCSYSDAMILKRMEKTCVLVAECNGVPVGFANFTKKDEDGDSELTAMYILPSHQKSGYGKKLLEYALSILSDAQQLFVYVDERNAIGRAFYENQGFELLDIFEEYFEGLPVETAQYVYYIHNPVLA from the coding sequence ATGATCCGACCTATGACTGCCAAGGATAGTGTGCACGTTCAACAAATTGTTCGTAATACTTGGAATGCAACTTATAAAGATATTATTCCAGAAGAAATCCAGAAGAAATTTATCGATTGCTCCTATTCGGATGCAATGATTTTGAAACGTATGGAGAAAACCTGCGTGCTCGTAGCTGAATGCAATGGTGTTCCTGTTGGATTCGCCAATTTCACAAAAAAAGATGAAGATGGCGATTCTGAATTGACTGCTATGTATATTTTACCATCGCATCAAAAAAGCGGCTATGGGAAAAAGTTACTTGAGTATGCGTTGTCTATACTTTCGGATGCCCAGCAATTGTTCGTCTATGTGGATGAACGAAATGCAATTGGACGAGCTTTTTATGAAAACCAGGGCTTCGAACTGCTCGATATCTTTGAAGAATATTTCGAAGGTTTGCCTGTGGAAACAGCCCAATATGTATATTATATTCATAATCCCGTACTTGCCTAG
- a CDS encoding DUF1002 domain-containing protein, which translates to MKRLLTMLAAAVLAIGVLVPRTVSAEDPVINEKLGVPIVVYGADLSDSEKESVKKSLGVEKEAEVEEITVDGNDLVKYIENGNGKARMYSSAKITRQEEGKGLVITIVTQDNITEVTPEIYATAMMTAGIEDAIVEVASPKKVTGHSALVGIYKAYEVTGEKLDTERTDVANDELNLATKFAKESGVDSDKVAELLTEIKKQISEKNPATKEDVEKIVTEQMKKLNINLSDADRQLLIDLMDRIRNLDIDFNKLSEQLSDMTSKIKEKIGDIDPGFWESVKEFFANLFESIQSWFK; encoded by the coding sequence ATGAAACGTCTTCTGACGATGTTGGCGGCGGCTGTACTGGCAATCGGAGTTTTAGTTCCGAGAACTGTCAGTGCGGAGGATCCAGTCATCAATGAAAAGCTTGGCGTACCGATTGTCGTATATGGCGCAGATTTGTCGGATTCTGAAAAGGAAAGTGTGAAGAAAAGCCTGGGTGTTGAAAAGGAAGCGGAAGTAGAAGAAATAACAGTTGACGGCAATGATCTTGTGAAATATATTGAAAATGGCAATGGTAAAGCAAGAATGTATTCTTCTGCTAAAATCACGAGGCAGGAAGAAGGTAAAGGGCTTGTCATCACGATTGTTACGCAGGACAATATTACAGAAGTAACGCCGGAAATATATGCAACTGCCATGATGACGGCAGGAATTGAAGATGCGATTGTTGAAGTGGCATCGCCTAAAAAAGTAACGGGTCATTCGGCACTCGTCGGTATTTATAAAGCATATGAAGTGACTGGTGAAAAACTCGATACGGAACGGACAGACGTTGCAAACGATGAATTGAACCTAGCAACGAAATTTGCAAAAGAATCTGGTGTCGACAGTGACAAAGTAGCTGAACTGCTAACAGAAATAAAAAAACAAATCTCAGAGAAAAACCCAGCGACTAAAGAAGATGTTGAGAAAATTGTGACTGAGCAGATGAAGAAACTCAACATCAATCTAAGTGATGCGGATCGTCAATTACTCATAGACTTAATGGATAGAATCCGAAACTTAGATATCGATTTCAATAAATTATCCGAGCAATTATCGGATATGACCTCGAAAATAAAAGAGAAAATTGGCGACATTGACCCGGGTTTTTGGGAAAGTGTGAAGGAATTCTTCGCTAATCTATTTGAATCCATACAGTCATGGTTTAAATAA
- the mntR gene encoding transcriptional regulator MntR has product MATPGMEDYLEQIYLHIEAKGVARVSDVAESLAVLPSSVTKMAQRLDKEGYISYERYKGLELTKKGFSFGKKLVRRHELLEQFLRIIGVDEENIYGDVEGIEHHLSWNAMDRITDLVEAMGQDNEFVRKLRVMDQKEEDDK; this is encoded by the coding sequence TTGGCAACACCAGGTATGGAAGATTATCTTGAACAGATTTATTTGCATATCGAAGCGAAAGGTGTGGCACGTGTATCGGATGTTGCTGAATCATTGGCAGTACTCCCTTCATCCGTTACAAAAATGGCACAGCGGCTTGATAAGGAAGGCTATATTAGCTATGAACGTTACAAAGGTCTTGAGTTGACGAAAAAAGGATTCTCTTTTGGAAAAAAACTTGTTCGTCGTCATGAACTTCTTGAACAATTTCTTCGCATTATTGGAGTTGATGAGGAAAATATCTATGGCGACGTAGAAGGAATTGAACATCACTTAAGCTGGAACGCAATGGATCGAATAACGGATCTTGTTGAAGCAATGGGACAGGATAATGAGTTTGTCAGAAAATTACGGGTAATGGATCAGAAGGAAGAGGATGATAAATAA
- a CDS encoding GNAT family N-acetyltransferase: MHLQEWTMEEQEQLIHFMTTNTWPYHDNSDPGRHLIEKTIEEGGYESDEVKTFWVENESGEKVGIVKIYDLQDEIPLFDLRIADMSRGYGYGPKALRLVAEYVFGLPGKKIRLEGHTRQDNLAMRKTFERAGFVKEAHLRKAWFSPKENSYYDAVTYGITREDFMAGTTTPVIWEDGEKSRASTPSPRIPDFTDSFESERLIIRAPELGDASDAWNAIRNSLPALRKWMPWAQPEPELHMTEESLRKAIANFITRQDLRFHVYHKETGRFIGSSGLHRIDWSIPKFEIGYWLATEFEGQGYMTEAVKRIEQFAFEQLGARRVEIRCDEENMKSRSVAERAGFTLEGILKQDSLSPDGNILRNTCIYAKID; the protein is encoded by the coding sequence ATGCATTTACAAGAATGGACAATGGAAGAGCAGGAGCAACTTATTCATTTCATGACAACTAATACGTGGCCTTACCATGACAACTCCGATCCGGGACGTCATCTGATTGAAAAAACAATCGAAGAGGGCGGCTATGAATCGGATGAAGTGAAAACATTCTGGGTAGAAAATGAATCCGGAGAAAAAGTGGGTATTGTAAAAATTTATGATCTGCAAGATGAGATACCCTTGTTCGATTTACGTATTGCAGATATGTCGAGAGGGTACGGCTACGGTCCGAAAGCCCTCCGTCTTGTGGCGGAATATGTATTCGGGCTACCAGGCAAGAAAATTCGTCTCGAAGGTCATACAAGGCAAGATAATCTTGCGATGCGAAAAACGTTCGAACGTGCTGGTTTTGTCAAAGAAGCACATCTTCGGAAAGCTTGGTTTTCTCCTAAAGAGAATTCCTATTATGATGCAGTGACTTACGGCATTACACGTGAAGATTTTATGGCGGGAACGACTACGCCTGTTATTTGGGAAGACGGAGAGAAATCACGGGCTTCCACTCCTTCTCCGCGTATTCCGGATTTCACGGATTCATTCGAATCGGAACGCCTCATCATTCGAGCGCCTGAACTTGGTGATGCGTCAGATGCTTGGAACGCGATTCGAAATTCTTTACCTGCACTTCGTAAGTGGATGCCATGGGCACAACCTGAACCGGAACTGCATATGACAGAAGAAAGCTTGCGAAAGGCAATTGCAAATTTCATCACAAGACAAGACCTTCGCTTCCATGTTTATCATAAAGAAACGGGAAGGTTCATAGGTTCTTCAGGTCTTCATCGAATCGATTGGTCAATCCCGAAGTTTGAAATCGGCTACTGGCTCGCTACGGAATTTGAAGGTCAGGGCTATATGACAGAAGCCGTTAAACGTATTGAACAATTTGCATTCGAACAACTAGGAGCACGCAGGGTGGAAATTCGTTGCGACGAAGAAAACATGAAAAGCCGCAGTGTCGCAGAACGTGCGGGATTTACTCTCGAAGGCATTTTAAAACAAGATTCTTTATCACCCGACGGTAATATTTTACGAAATACATGCATCTATGCGAAAATAGACTAA